In Cercospora beticola chromosome 3, complete sequence, the following proteins share a genomic window:
- a CDS encoding uncharacterized protein (antiSMASH:Cluster_7): MAAITIEDLPVETKVHILSYLSPKEIQSARRISKDFNTIIDNGQNLTQISSVVHKRNLQKLEAEFNQLFHVDRTNKEEFFEVFSRFDRHFRRIRTGFSAAGTAFMAADHFMREYQTSYPEGVADDLLSGLGLVAIFCYQRRFSDWNDNDSHVVTTTVETDLMLLWTAEELLARHPLMETYLGIGVETIHNWLRKANEPTNECFTKHLSQELPKSAIAEPSALTSLSIGRVLLTQTETQIKVVQPLDDGALCKLFDLPRMARYIRPYIAWCIKDGPAVEYVEKIAKGEINNPLMKAWLLEEMYLY; encoded by the coding sequence ATGGCAGCAATTACCATCGAGGACCTCCCGGTCGAAACCAAAGTGCACATCTTATCATACCTATCGCCAAAGGAGATCCAGAGTGCCCGGCGCATTAGCAAGGACTTCAATACGATTATCGATAACGGACAGAACTTGACGCAGATCAGCAGCGTTGTTCACAAGCGTAacttgcagaagctggaggccGAATTCAACCAACTTTTCCATGTCGATCGTACAAACAAAGAGGAGTTCTTTGAAGTGTTCTCACGCTTTGATCGACACTTTCGTCGAATTCGAACCGGATTCTCGGCGGCAGGAACAGCATTCATGGCGGCAGACCACTTCATGCGGGAGTACCAGACGAGTTATCCTGAAGGTGTGGCGGACGATTTGTTGTCAGGGCTTGGTTTAGTTGCTATCTTCTGCTATCAGCGACGTTTCAGCGACTGGAACGACAACGATTCACATGTGGTCACTACAACAGTCGAAACAGATCTCATGCTTTTGTGGACTGCAGAGGAACTCCTTGCAAGACACCCGCTGATGGAAACGTATCTCGGAATCGGAGTCGAGACAATACACAACTGGTTGAGGAAGGCGAATGAGCCAACGAACGAGTGTTTCACTAAGCACCTTAGCCAGGAACTTCCGAAGTCAGCGATTGCGGAGCCGAGTGCATTGACATCCCTTAGCATCGGGAGAGTACTCCTTACGCAAACTGAGACTCAGATTAAGGTTGTGCAGCCTCTGGACGATGGAGCACTCTGCAAACTCTTCGACCTGCCTCGCATGGCGCGATACATCCGACCGTACATTGCCTGGTGTATCAAAGACGGTCCAGCCGTGGAGTACGTTGAAAAGATCGCGAAAGGTGAGATCAACAATCCGCTGATGAAGG